AGCGATGAACTGACCAACCTGGCAACCGGATATAATACCGAGCCTTTGATAAACAGCGATACCAGCGTGAAGATGAAGATGTAGGCTTTCTGTACCGTAGCCCCCAACCGTTCGCGTATAAACTCGGCAGCCGTCAAGGCCCCCGTTGCTTTCCAGCGTGGAGCCAGATACAGACCTGTCACCAAGGCACCGATGCACATGGTCCACTGGATGGTAATAGCCACCCAGCCATGTTTGTAGGCGATGGAACCCCAGGCTACGAAGGTACCGGCTGAGAAGAAACTCATAAACAGCGAGAGGCCACCAATAAACCAGGGGACGGCCTCTCCCCCCGCAAAGAACGACTTCAGATTCCGTCCTGTCCGGGCGAAGAGCATACCGATTCCCAGCACAAAGGCCGAGAAAATGACAATGACGGTGGTATCGATGGTTGTATTCAAGAGTATATTCGTTTATGAAGGCAGTTAAAAAATAGAACGCTGATTTTTATGATCTATATGATTTTCAAAAGCCATAAGACACAGCGTTCATTTCCGTACTTACCAACCTATAATTCCTTATTCTCAAGCGTTATCACGTCGATACCGAAAGCGGGTAATTGCTTTTTCACGGGCTTTCCGTCTTTAGCGGTCATCGTAAAATCGCTGGCTTGTGCCCGGTTATTGAGTAACACCAGGAATAGTTTACCGCTTTGCACGGATTTCGCCAGGATGTAATCGACGGATGGATTGTCAATCGCTACAAGATTTTCGTCGATGATCAGATTGGCTTTTTCGCCATTCACTGTTCCCGGAGCAAAGCCATAGGTTTGGTGTGGCCCCACTTTAGGCGTTACGAACCCACGCGGAAATGTCACCTTTCCCCCCGACCGCAATTCGGCTTCGGCCAGCAGGTAATCGGTCAGCCAACCCACTTGCCACCAGGCATGGTGTGGGTAAGGCCCCGCGCCCCGATTCATGGCGTTCCAGTAATAGGAAGCTACACTCGTTTTAGCATCGACAAAGGCATCCCGCCCGATAGCTCCAGCCCGCGCCATATCGGCAAAAATGGGCTCTTTTGTCAGGCCATACATCCGAATGAACAAGCCGGCATGGCTGCATAACTGAATCGGTCCCGCTCGATTGGCCGATCCGAAAATACCCCCGTGTTCAAAGCTTAGTCCCGTCTGGCTGATCTCCCAATCCTCCCGCTGCACACCATTGACGATTTTTAGGGCGTGATTGGCAATAGGATGTGTATAAATCGATGTCGTATAAATTTTAGCAGCTTTGATGGCTCCATCCCGGTAGCGAGTGTCTTTGGTCAGGTCGTATAAATCCAGCAGGGCCTGAGCCGACTGTCCAGTAGCAAAATCAGGTGCGTAGCGGGCATCACCACAAACGCCCAGAAAGCTACCTGTTTCAATGGCATTTTTCAGAAACCAGTCGGCTCCTTTTCGGGCAGCAGCCAGGTATTTCGGCTCATCCAACAGTCGATACGCTACGATCAGTCCGTAGAATGTTGGCCGAAGGTCCCGAATATCGTTAAAGATTTCCTTTTCCGTATGCCGGTCGTAGGCAACTGCCCAGTGCCCATCCGGTTTTTGCCAATCGATCAGCCGATCCGCTCCGAAGCGCAGACGTTCCTTTAGCTCGGCATTCGTGGGTTCAAACAGGAGCATGTTGCCCATATCGAGCATGGTGTAGTAAGTTAGTGCAATCGGTTCGACCACCTCGCCCCACTCCTCCACAAACTTTTTGGACTTGGCTAAATAGTATTGTCCTTCTACAGCCCCCTTGAAAAAGTTGTTTCCCGTCTCCTGCTGCGCTAGTTTAAAGTTCAATGCATAGGGTAGAACGTTTTGGGTCAGCAATGGGTCTTTTGTCGCATTGGCCAGCATCCACATCGCTCCATAGTCGGAGTTTTTCATAGCGTCTTTATTGGAACCGACTACCCCACCCAGGTACGATTGCGCCCCAATCTTTTTGCCTTCAAACGCTTCAATATTCCACATCGACGTTTTGGGATCGGTCAGGTAATGGTGCATTTTCTGAATGCGGTCGGTCAGCGATTGTTTGCTTTGCCGCAAGGCCAACGTTTCTTTGAACCGATAGATGTCGTACACTGCATGATTCAGCGCTTTGAACCAGTCGCCATCCATCAGGCTATACCGAAATGTGTAGGTTACGCTCTCCCCCGTTTTTAGTGCCGATTTCGGTTCACCCAGAATCGGGTAGTACAGCGTAGGCGAAAGTTGCGCCTTGCGGTTCATGTGCGACAGGCCAATGTTCCAGGTTGTCTGGGTGATTTTATCAACCGCCCAGGGGTCGCGAGCCAGGCCCGGTTCGGGAATCACCGAGAGGGTAATTCCATTTTTACCCGTCAGCATAGGGCAAAGGGTACTGGCGCAACGCTCACGATAAATGGCGGGCAAAGTCGGAATACCGTGCCCGTAGGCGTAGGCCAGCGCGAAGTTTTTCTGAAAGGCATTGCCCTGAAAATACCCTGGCACCGTAGCCCAGGCTAGATTTTGTTCTGTCAACGTGGCTAGTGTCGGGCTGGCGAGCGAGAAATACCCTTCTTTCTTCGGCGTAACGGTTTGCTTAACAATCACATCTGACCCAAACTTCGGATCAAACGACCACTCGGTACGAATCGTGGCCACGTCCGTTTCCTGCCGAAACTGAAGGTTATTTTTACCGATTTGCTTAGCCTCTTTCGGAAAGAAAAAGTAAGCCTGCCCAGCTTTGTTCAGGGAAACCGGATTGGTACTTTCGGCCCACTGCTCTTGCTGATAATGGTATTTCTCACCCGGGAAAACCGCTCCCGTAATATCCCGGAAAGTCGTATCCGGCTTATCGGATGGTTTTTCGGCGGCATAGAGCAGCGTGTTTTCGCCGGATGGCGCGGGCATGTCAACCCAGCGATTCGCTTTGCGGATCGATACCTTTCGGATCGTCCATCCTTTCGCAGACGTCTGCCAATCGATTTTTACCCGATCATTGGCCAGCGACAACGTCTGGGACGATTGTGCCTGAACCCGGAGAACGGTTAATGTCAGAAAAATAAAAAGACCTTTAAGCGGCATTATGTTCTTTGTTTATTGTCATTAACCTGATCGCTTTGGATCAACGGTTATAAGTCCGTTAATCCAGCGGTTGCAAATGTTTTTAGCTGCCCGTTATCAGCGTAAATAATGTAGGCATCCAGTTCTTTATGCTGTTCCAGAAATCGCTTCGTGTTTTCCAGTCCCATCACCATAAACGCGGTATCGTACCCGTCGGCGGTGATGGCATCGGCCGCAAACACCGTTACGCTAAGGACTGAGCTTTGCTCCATTTCTCCCGTTTTGGGATTGATAATATGGCTAAACAACTGGCCATCGGCCTGATACTGATTTCGGTAGTTACCGGCAGTAGTCATGGCCCGATCCATTAGCTTCACCTTTAGCTGCAATTGGTTAGGATGTATTGGATTATCGATCCCTACTACCCAGGGTTGCGCCTTATCCTTCTGCCCTTTCGCCCGAATTTCACCACCTATTTCTACCATGTAGTGCTCTATTCCATGATCCTCCAGAAGCCCAGTGACCAAATCGACCGAATATCCCTGGGCAATCCCGTTGAAATCCAACCGTACATTCGGTTTCTGCTTTCGGACCGACAGCGAATCAAATACGATCTGCCCGAAACCAACCCATTGCAGTAACGAATCCACATTGATCACATCGGTCTGCGCTGGCTTTTTAGGGCCAAATCCATACGCTTCAACCAGTGGTAATACCGTTGGGTCGAAAGCGCCCTTTGTTGCCCGAAATATCGCTTCCGATTTCTTTAATACCGGATAGAAATAAGGCCGCTGAAACCGATGCGAACTAGTCCGATTGAATTGTGACAATTCGGAATCGGGTCGGTACAGCGACAGGCATTTATCAATTTCCAACAGCAACGAATCGATTTTTTCCTTCAGATTGCGCTGCTGCGGGTCTCTGTATTTTACATGGTAGGTTGTACCCTGCGCTTCTCCCTGCACACTGACCATCGGCGATTGTGCATCCGCATTGGAAGGAACAATCGCCATCGTCAGCCCAAAAAGAATCTGGTACCAGTTATGGTTTACTCGCCGTTGCTGGTTCATCTTTAATGATCGCCATAAATTCCGGCAGGTGCTCCTGATACACCCCCCGTGGTGATGTATTGTATTTCTTTGCCACATAGGAAGCATACCCAACCACTTCGCCCATCATGCCACAGGTGCGCATCACCCGCGTACTACCAAACGCTACGTGCGTGGTGCTGATGTTGCGCCCGGCCATAAACAGATTCGAAATGTTGCGGGAATACAGACAACGGTATGGAATGGTATACGGTGCCACTTTGATGTGCTTCGTTCCGGCAAAAAACTCCTGTCCTTCAAAATACTTGCTATTCTTCGGATCTGGAAAGTGCAGGTCGATGGTCCAGGTAGCAGTTACGGTTCCATCGGGGTATTGTTTACCCTCCTGAATGTCCATCTGGTTCAGAATATGGTCGCCGATCAACCGCCGGGACTCGCGTTTGCCACCGATGTAAGCCACCCAGCCCAGTTCGCGTTTTCCGTATTTTTCTTTTTTGTTCGTCTTCAGATACGACCAGTTTCCGTAGATGGCCCGTAGGTTATGATCACGAATTTTTTCAGCGTCGGTGATGGTGTTGTAATTCCCGAAACCGGTTTCCCATTGCCAGTCGGAGCGGGCTTCGTCGATGTGGTATTCGTCCGAAAACGGCAGCGCCCAGGGCACTTCGGGAAAAGAAGAAACGGTGTCGCGTTCCAGCGATGCCCACAGATTAGACGTGCCCAGCGTAAAATCATCCGCCTTTTCGGCCGCTAATGACTCTCCGGTTTCGGCTTTGCTCTCCCGACCAAACCGAAGGTCAGCCCCCACCAGATACCCAACGGTTCCATCGCCCGTACAGTCGGCAAAGTAGGTACCTTCGAAGCGTGTTTCTTTGTTGGTCGCAATATCCCGGCCTACCACGGCCACTACTTTATCCTTGTCTTTTTCGACTTTGTACACATGAGTGTTCAGGAACAACGTGATGTTTCGCTCGGCCTTCACAATAGCAATTTTTCGAGCATCACCGTATTCATTCCCATTCGGATTACCATTGCCCGGATCACCGTTGTCCATCTCCCGAACAATACGGCCCAGTTTAGGATAGTGGTTCTGGTCGGTTTCGCCCCTTAGGTGCACCCGAACTTCCGAACTATTGTTGCCGCCTAATAACGGGCGGTCCTGAATCAGTGCCACTTTTAATCCCATCCGGGCTGCTGAAATGGCCGCACAGGTTCCGGCAATCCCACCACCCACAACTACCAGATCGAAATGCCCTGCGTTGGCGACAGTACCCGTCAGGTTGAGGAGTTTGTTGCGGAACGCGTTCAGATCGGCCAGTTTATTGGGAGGAGTGAATTTGGGAACATTCGTAAACAGAATGGCATCGCAACGGCCATTGAAACCCGTCAGATCGTGTAAGGTTACCGTAACCTGCTCATTCTGAACGTTTGTTTCACCACCATAATACCATTTCCATTCATCGGACCCACTTTCGCCAAACGTCATTGGTAACGCCTGGTTGTCGAGCTTCACCTGAAACGTACCCGGCCCTTTCGGAAATGGTGCCCAGTCTTTGGTGCGTACCCAAATCTGGTATTTCCCTTTTTTGGGGAAACGAACCGTGGTGGTCGCATCCTTTACCGGCCGACCCATTCCGTGCGCCATCAGGTAAGATGACCCCTGAACCACAAACGACTGTTGATCGATAACCCAGCCGCCCTTGTTTTCGAACGATTCTGTTTCCAGAAAAATAGGCTCCTGCGCTAACGACACCAGCGATAACAGCAGAAAAACCAGCATATTGACACCTGTTTTCATCTTACTTGTTGGTTTGCATAACGGTTGATTCGAACGCTTTCATACGCTTTCTGACGGCTTCATTTTTAGGATGGAACCGGGCCAGCATCCGATACACATCGGTCGCGTACTCCTCGTTTGGGCTATCGAGTTGTTGTGCCAGTACCTGTTGCGTTTTGTCGTCGAGTTTCGATTGTCCCGACAGCAGCTTAAGCATCATGGTCGACTGCTCCTGATTGGCATTCGGCAACTGCTGAGCGACGGAATTAGCCAATACAGGGCGCAAGGGAATGGTAGACAGCTTTTTCAGAATAGCGATCTGAAGCAGATACCCGGCTTTTTGGTAAGTGTGCCACAACCAGGTTTGCTGCGTGTCGCTACTCAGGAATCGGTCCGATATTTTTTGCAACGCATACCGAGCCGTAAACAGGTTTTTTCCTTCAATCACCTTCAGAATATCGGGTTTAAAATCTGCATAAATATCGCCCGTTGGTGTAATTACCTGCTCCATAGCCCAATACTGGTAATGATAATTGGTACTGGCCAGGAATCGGTGCAATAACGCATCGTCCTGATAGGTCTCCGTTATACGTCGAATCTCGGCCACCACCGATCCGTGAGCAATATGCCAGAGTGTATAGCACGTATAGACAGCCCCTTCAATCACCTCATTTTTAGTGGTTTTCAACGTAGCCCCCGCTTTGGCATCGACCGAATCGGCCAGATTTTCTGTTCCTTTCCCGATCAGATCATTCATCGCTACATCCTTGAGAATAGAATTCGGGTTGGCGAGTATATCCCGTAGCTTTTCGTAATCGACTGGCTTAAACTCCTCATGATCCATCTTCGTCAGCACCTCGCGGGGTGGCAAATCATACCGGGTATAATTGCCCAGCAGATCCCAGTAAAAATTGATGTAGACTGGTTTGCATTCACCCGTCAGGCAAACCGGCGTAAATACGTTTCGGAAGAAATAGGCAGGTTGTCCAGCCTCATCTAACGCCAGCTTTAGCGTGTACGTAGTGGTGTCGTTTTCACGGATCGTAAACTCACGAATTTTTCCCGAATCGAGTTCAGTAGTAAGTGAATGAGCGAAAGAGGGAATGAGCGAAAGGGTGAAAACGAGCGCATGAGCGACAAAGGATCGAATAGCTACCAACCTTCCATACCTACGGTACTTTAACAGCCTATAATCAGTCGAGACGTCCATCGTTCATATTAAAGTTCATCACCCAGGCAATCGCTCAAACGCTAATGGCTACTTGCTACTTCCAATCTGGATTCTGCTCCAGCTTCAGGTTAGCGTTTAATTCATCCTGCGGAATCGGGAAATATTTGTTCTTAGCCGTAACGGGCCGCGACGGGTAAACGCTATTCACAGCTTTCGGAATCACCGTCAGGTATTTGCCCGTACGGGTCAGGTCGTACCAGCGGTCACCTTCGGCAAAGAACTCCCAGGCACGCTCCTGAATGACCGCATCGACGAAGGCATCTTTACTCAGCCCCGTCTGCAAATCCGGCAACCCGGCCCGCTTCCGAACAGTGTTGATGTATCCGTATGCGGTTGGCGTTGCGCCGTTCAACCGCGCTTCAGCTTCGGCAGCGATCAGGTACATATCGGCCAGACGTAAAATAGGGATATTGCAGATCATACCCGTAGTCGTGTTCGGGTCCTGATATTTCTTGATCAACACGCCGTCGGTTGTGATGGGTGTAATATTCTTTTGGGGTACAATCTTCCCGCTTCGATCCACGTAGTTCGTATCGAGCAATTGGCGTCGCTTATCGGCCGGGTTAAAGGAATTGAAAAACGACATATAGGCAAACATCGATCCGAAGGTGGTTCGGCCATACTCAGCGCCTGCGCTACCGGGAGGGCCACAAAGCCCTGTCAACTGGTGCGTACGACCGGGCGAGATCGGATCGACTTCATAAGCCCACATGTTTTCAATCCGGGCGGCATCTTCCTGATCGTATTTGTACACATTACGCACATCGGGCATCAATGCATACTTACCCGATGCAATGACTGCCTGGGCTTTTTCGAGCGCTTTCGCCCAATCTTCGTTGTACAGAGCGGCTTTGGCGTAAAGCGCATTCACCACCTCTTTCGATGGACGACCTTTATCGACCGCAGGATACGAGGGCAATCCGGCTGCAAAGGCCTGATCCAGATCGCTGTATATCTGTTTGTACACCTCAGCTTTCGGGCTTTTCCCTACTATGGCAGCCGCTTCTGAAGAGCTGGGCGTTGTTTTGATCACAACATCACCAAAATTCTTGGTCAATGCCCACAGGTAAAATGCCCGCAGGTAATACGCTTCGCCAATGATCTGTTTCTTGCGGGTTTCGTCCATCACGGCATCGGGCACTTTGGCAATAATCCAGTTGGCTTTTTCAATACCATCGTAGCTCGACGCCCAGATTTGCTGGGGAGATTCATTGGTCCGGGAATTGCTCTTCTGTACGGTATAATTGACGTCATACGAGAAGAGTGTCAGCGTATTACGGCCTACCACACCGCGCGGATAGGTCTGATCATCACTGAAATCAGGCACCAGCGTCATTGCCGGACCACTATACATATCAGCAATCGGATCATAGGCGGCAATCAGCCCTTTTTCGGCATCAGCCGCCGTTTTGTAAAACGCTTCGGTATAGATGGACGAGTAAATGGTTTCGTCCAGTTTGCAGCCTGCTACGCAAATGGCCGCGAGTATAGGGATAAGGATTTTTTTCATGGTTTATAAAGAGTGAAAGAGTGAAAGAGCGAAAGAGTGATTAACTGCTTCATTTGAAGAATGACTGACGATTTTCGCTCATTCACTCATTCGCTCTTTCACTCTTTAGAATGTGACCTGCAAACCGCCCAGGAATGATTTCGCCTGTGGATACACGAGATTGTCGATACCAATGGCTGTGTTCGATCCTGCATAGGTATTTACCTCAGGATCGAAACCGCTATACTTCGTGATCGTGAATAGGTTATTGGCGCTTACATATACCCGAATCTGCTGAATCCCTTTGATTTTGGGAAGGCTGTAGCCCAGTGTAACATTCTTACAGCGCAGATACGAGCCATCTTCCACCACATAATTGCTGACCGGCATACGGCCACCCTGTGCCGGAGCCGGAAATTCATTACTCGGATTCGTTGGCGTCCACCGGTTAACAACCCCTTTCAGCATATTGCGTTGCCCCAACGGCAGGGTAAACGAAAGACGGCTGGCGTTGTAAATATCGTTGCCCTGGGAACCCGACAAAAACGCGCTGAAGTCAAAGTGTTTATAGGACAGGTTCGTTGAGAAGCCGTAAATAAAGTTTGGGTTTGGATTGCCGGTTATAATCTGATCGGCAGCCGAAATGGTGCCATCGCCGTTGATGTCTTTTACTTTCTGACTACCTAACGTACCCCCATAACCGGGCAAAATAGCTTCTCCCGTTTGGTTGACCCCATCAAACACATAGGTTTTAAACAGACCAAGTGGGCTACCCACCTGCAGAACCGAATAGGAGGT
This window of the Spirosoma aerolatum genome carries:
- a CDS encoding FAD:protein FMN transferase, with translation MNQQRRVNHNWYQILFGLTMAIVPSNADAQSPMVSVQGEAQGTTYHVKYRDPQQRNLKEKIDSLLLEIDKCLSLYRPDSELSQFNRTSSHRFQRPYFYPVLKKSEAIFRATKGAFDPTVLPLVEAYGFGPKKPAQTDVINVDSLLQWVGFGQIVFDSLSVRKQKPNVRLDFNGIAQGYSVDLVTGLLEDHGIEHYMVEIGGEIRAKGQKDKAQPWVVGIDNPIHPNQLQLKVKLMDRAMTTAGNYRNQYQADGQLFSHIINPKTGEMEQSSVLSVTVFAADAITADGYDTAFMVMGLENTKRFLEQHKELDAYIIYADNGQLKTFATAGLTDL
- a CDS encoding RagB/SusD family nutrient uptake outer membrane protein, which encodes MKKILIPILAAICVAGCKLDETIYSSIYTEAFYKTAADAEKGLIAAYDPIADMYSGPAMTLVPDFSDDQTYPRGVVGRNTLTLFSYDVNYTVQKSNSRTNESPQQIWASSYDGIEKANWIIAKVPDAVMDETRKKQIIGEAYYLRAFYLWALTKNFGDVVIKTTPSSSEAAAIVGKSPKAEVYKQIYSDLDQAFAAGLPSYPAVDKGRPSKEVVNALYAKAALYNEDWAKALEKAQAVIASGKYALMPDVRNVYKYDQEDAARIENMWAYEVDPISPGRTHQLTGLCGPPGSAGAEYGRTTFGSMFAYMSFFNSFNPADKRRQLLDTNYVDRSGKIVPQKNITPITTDGVLIKKYQDPNTTTGMICNIPILRLADMYLIAAEAEARLNGATPTAYGYINTVRKRAGLPDLQTGLSKDAFVDAVIQERAWEFFAEGDRWYDLTRTGKYLTVIPKAVNSVYPSRPVTAKNKYFPIPQDELNANLKLEQNPDWK
- a CDS encoding glycoside hydrolase family protein, which gives rise to MPLKGLFIFLTLTVLRVQAQSSQTLSLANDRVKIDWQTSAKGWTIRKVSIRKANRWVDMPAPSGENTLLYAAEKPSDKPDTTFRDITGAVFPGEKYHYQQEQWAESTNPVSLNKAGQAYFFFPKEAKQIGKNNLQFRQETDVATIRTEWSFDPKFGSDVIVKQTVTPKKEGYFSLASPTLATLTEQNLAWATVPGYFQGNAFQKNFALAYAYGHGIPTLPAIYRERCASTLCPMLTGKNGITLSVIPEPGLARDPWAVDKITQTTWNIGLSHMNRKAQLSPTLYYPILGEPKSALKTGESVTYTFRYSLMDGDWFKALNHAVYDIYRFKETLALRQSKQSLTDRIQKMHHYLTDPKTSMWNIEAFEGKKIGAQSYLGGVVGSNKDAMKNSDYGAMWMLANATKDPLLTQNVLPYALNFKLAQQETGNNFFKGAVEGQYYLAKSKKFVEEWGEVVEPIALTYYTMLDMGNMLLFEPTNAELKERLRFGADRLIDWQKPDGHWAVAYDRHTEKEIFNDIRDLRPTFYGLIVAYRLLDEPKYLAAARKGADWFLKNAIETGSFLGVCGDARYAPDFATGQSAQALLDLYDLTKDTRYRDGAIKAAKIYTTSIYTHPIANHALKIVNGVQREDWEISQTGLSFEHGGIFGSANRAGPIQLCSHAGLFIRMYGLTKEPIFADMARAGAIGRDAFVDAKTSVASYYWNAMNRGAGPYPHHAWWQVGWLTDYLLAEAELRSGGKVTFPRGFVTPKVGPHQTYGFAPGTVNGEKANLIIDENLVAIDNPSVDYILAKSVQSGKLFLVLLNNRAQASDFTMTAKDGKPVKKQLPAFGIDVITLENKEL
- a CDS encoding FAD-dependent oxidoreductase; protein product: MKTGVNMLVFLLLSLVSLAQEPIFLETESFENKGGWVIDQQSFVVQGSSYLMAHGMGRPVKDATTTVRFPKKGKYQIWVRTKDWAPFPKGPGTFQVKLDNQALPMTFGESGSDEWKWYYGGETNVQNEQVTVTLHDLTGFNGRCDAILFTNVPKFTPPNKLADLNAFRNKLLNLTGTVANAGHFDLVVVGGGIAGTCAAISAARMGLKVALIQDRPLLGGNNSSEVRVHLRGETDQNHYPKLGRIVREMDNGDPGNGNPNGNEYGDARKIAIVKAERNITLFLNTHVYKVEKDKDKVVAVVGRDIATNKETRFEGTYFADCTGDGTVGYLVGADLRFGRESKAETGESLAAEKADDFTLGTSNLWASLERDTVSSFPEVPWALPFSDEYHIDEARSDWQWETGFGNYNTITDAEKIRDHNLRAIYGNWSYLKTNKKEKYGKRELGWVAYIGGKRESRRLIGDHILNQMDIQEGKQYPDGTVTATWTIDLHFPDPKNSKYFEGQEFFAGTKHIKVAPYTIPYRCLYSRNISNLFMAGRNISTTHVAFGSTRVMRTCGMMGEVVGYASYVAKKYNTSPRGVYQEHLPEFMAIIKDEPATASKP